In Spirosoma aureum, a single genomic region encodes these proteins:
- a CDS encoding tetratricopeptide repeat-containing sensor histidine kinase: MNTNQAWSQTQNRIDSLKRLLAHTPPDTNRTRILLQIGQQYYDNYNVVRKSRSSSNIGDVHNLLDSAIGYARQVVNLSSGTKQLSQQAQALYLLAKCFSFGESYDSTRTFDYYQQALKAYQQLGDKPNAAKVLENWADLVRLRVGAKKAMPLFMEELAIQQSYRDTAIYYTLERIGVLHHMMGNYQPALQAYLQSLRLAEQSKNIGYQIDINGRLADIYELLGDYERAITISHKRLRLIRSQRGIESINYLAGQYNILMILYQKYHKPYLARQQALTIIELTRQDPHQKSLPLTTYLAESYVVLGRYELAEPLFKHLLPLYEKPKNLSGLTDIYKHLGELYWLTKRYEQAQYYYQKALAASQQGRFPDKTVSLLRALFKIDSAQGHLRSALLHFQLATAINDSLFNQTKNRQFEELRTQYETEQKDKDIRLQKQQIQVLSQQQQLQNQQLLQDRLVRNSVGLGALMLLLLLGLTFNRYRLKQRSNQQLQHQHELLLAQQEQLQTQQTEIHHKNQHLQRLLDEKERLLKEIHHRVKNNLQVVMSLLNSQASYLSDRAALSAIQQSQHRLQAMALIHQKLYQTEGIARIPMADYIEEVVAYLRESYELPQPIGFDMQVEPIELDVTQAVPLGLIINEAITNALKYAFPKGRSGTISVVFHWLRPTTFELRIADDGIGLPPDYDPAASRSLGMTLIEGFSQQLGGELSIRSQAGLTIVLTFSEHQLTALGSPTDYSYQ; encoded by the coding sequence TTGAACACCAACCAGGCCTGGTCTCAAACCCAGAATCGAATTGACAGTCTGAAACGGCTACTGGCACATACGCCACCTGACACGAATCGAACCAGGATATTGCTGCAAATCGGTCAGCAATACTACGATAACTATAACGTGGTCCGAAAAAGTAGAAGTAGCTCTAATATAGGTGACGTACATAATCTCCTGGATAGCGCCATTGGCTATGCCAGACAGGTTGTGAACCTAAGTTCAGGGACCAAACAACTATCTCAGCAAGCACAGGCCCTCTATCTCTTAGCGAAGTGTTTTAGTTTCGGAGAAAGCTATGACTCGACCCGGACTTTCGATTACTACCAGCAGGCGCTAAAGGCCTATCAGCAACTCGGTGATAAACCCAATGCGGCTAAAGTACTGGAAAATTGGGCTGACCTTGTTCGCTTACGAGTTGGGGCGAAAAAGGCCATGCCCTTATTTATGGAGGAGTTAGCCATTCAGCAATCCTACCGGGATACGGCAATATACTATACCTTGGAGCGAATAGGAGTACTTCATCATATGATGGGCAACTACCAACCAGCCTTACAAGCCTATTTACAAAGCTTACGGCTAGCAGAACAAAGCAAAAATATAGGTTATCAAATCGATATTAATGGGCGCTTAGCAGATATCTATGAGCTATTAGGCGACTACGAAAGAGCTATAACTATTTCCCATAAACGACTTCGCTTAATTCGTTCTCAACGGGGTATTGAGTCTATTAACTATCTAGCAGGACAATACAATATATTGATGATTCTATACCAAAAGTACCATAAGCCCTATCTGGCCCGTCAACAGGCATTGACCATTATCGAGTTGACCCGCCAGGATCCCCATCAGAAAAGTCTTCCCTTAACCACCTACCTGGCCGAGAGCTATGTTGTTTTAGGCCGCTATGAGCTGGCCGAACCCTTGTTTAAACACTTGTTGCCCCTCTATGAAAAACCGAAAAACTTAAGTGGGTTAACCGACATATACAAGCATCTAGGCGAGCTATACTGGCTCACCAAACGCTATGAGCAGGCCCAATACTACTATCAGAAAGCCCTGGCTGCCAGTCAGCAGGGTCGTTTTCCAGATAAGACGGTCAGCCTTCTTCGAGCCCTCTTCAAAATCGATTCAGCCCAGGGACACCTGCGCTCCGCCCTGCTTCATTTCCAGCTGGCGACCGCCATCAACGACTCCCTCTTCAACCAAACCAAAAACCGCCAGTTCGAAGAACTCCGAACCCAATACGAGACTGAACAGAAAGACAAAGACATCCGCCTGCAAAAACAACAGATTCAGGTCCTCTCCCAACAACAGCAACTCCAGAACCAGCAACTCCTGCAGGACCGGCTGGTGCGTAACTCGGTGGGACTGGGGGCCCTTATGCTCCTGTTGCTGCTGGGCCTCACCTTCAACCGCTACCGACTCAAGCAGCGCAGCAACCAGCAGTTGCAGCACCAGCATGAGCTGCTCCTCGCTCAACAGGAGCAGCTTCAAACCCAGCAAACCGAAATCCACCACAAGAACCAGCACTTGCAGCGGCTACTCGACGAGAAAGAACGGCTGCTCAAGGAGATCCACCACCGGGTCAAAAACAACCTTCAGGTGGTGATGAGTCTGTTAAACTCCCAGGCCAGTTATCTCTCGGATAGGGCGGCTCTGTCGGCCATCCAGCAGAGCCAGCACCGCTTGCAGGCGATGGCTCTGATCCACCAGAAGCTCTACCAGACCGAAGGCATCGCCCGCATCCCGATGGCTGACTATATTGAGGAGGTGGTGGCCTACCTGCGGGAGTCGTATGAGCTGCCCCAGCCCATTGGCTTTGATATGCAGGTAGAGCCCATCGAGTTGGACGTCACCCAGGCGGTGCCCTTAGGGTTGATCATCAACGAGGCCATCACTAATGCTCTCAAGTATGCCTTTCCCAAGGGGCGATCTGGAACGATCAGTGTAGTTTTTCATTGGCTCAGGCCCACCACATTTGAACTCAGGATTGCCGATGATGGGATAGGTTTACCGCCTGATTATGATCCTGCTGCTAGCCGATCATTGGGCATGACTTTGATTGAGGGCTTCAGCCAGCAATTGGGTGGTGAGTTATCGATCAGGAGTCAGGCGGGGTTAACCATAGTATTAACTTTTTCAGAGCATCAGCTGACTGCGTTGGGTTCTCCTACTGATTACAGCTACCAATAA
- a CDS encoding isochorismatase family cysteine hydrolase, giving the protein MDKQTERGFDRYGTYEPSRTGILLIDPYNDFLHPEGKAYARSKEVIQEVHLLDNLARVINIARQLQIQVFFVPHHRAEPGDYLNWKYPTAQQLRTGEQQVFAKGSWGGQFHADFQPQPGDIIIKEHWAQSGFANTDLDQQLKQHSIDRIILIGMIANTCVESTGRFGMELGYHVTLVKDATAANTWQNMQAAHEINGPTFAHAILTTDELQAILHKKSLPVSQ; this is encoded by the coding sequence ATGGATAAACAAACCGAACGGGGTTTTGACCGATATGGCACTTATGAGCCTTCCCGGACTGGAATCCTGCTGATTGATCCCTATAATGATTTCTTACATCCTGAAGGCAAAGCCTATGCCCGATCGAAAGAAGTCATCCAAGAAGTCCACTTGTTGGATAATCTGGCCAGAGTAATCAACATAGCCCGCCAACTGCAAATCCAGGTGTTCTTTGTTCCCCATCATCGTGCTGAGCCAGGCGATTATCTAAACTGGAAATACCCCACTGCCCAGCAGCTCAGAACAGGAGAACAACAGGTTTTTGCAAAAGGCAGCTGGGGTGGCCAGTTTCATGCTGACTTTCAGCCGCAACCGGGTGACATCATTATCAAGGAGCACTGGGCACAAAGTGGGTTTGCCAATACTGATCTTGACCAGCAGTTGAAGCAGCATTCCATCGACCGTATCATCCTGATTGGAATGATTGCCAACACCTGCGTTGAGTCGACCGGTCGCTTCGGCATGGAATTGGGCTACCATGTTACGTTAGTAAAAGACGCTACAGCCGCAAATACCTGGCAGAACATGCAGGCAGCTCATGAGATAAATGGGCCCACGTTTGCGCACGCCATACTGACCACGGATGAACTACAGGCTATACTTCACAAAAAATCCTTACCCGTTAGCCAATGA
- a CDS encoding SusC/RagA family TonB-linked outer membrane protein — protein MRLTFTIHLFISLLSVKLLAQDQLIKGNVLTQEDNQPLAGVNVVLKGSGKGVVTDANGHFSLTASPGYDTLLVTMLGRRPSAVAVGNRTTMTIYMVLATTFLDEAIVIGYGSQARRELTGSFSSITSQQFSDIPMLSPDQALQGRAAGVLVTQSSGTPATSLKVRIRGTNSLNANAEPLYVVDGMPVNTGDFSGFYLGGQSLNALSDLNPADIASIQILKDAAAAAIYGSRASNGVVLITTKRGKSGPATLDIKAYEGVQKVPKLLDMLTGPEQEVLLNEQRTNVGLPPIYPDPASATTTNWQREVFRTAPIREYTLSASGGNQQTRFFLSGTYFRQQGIVLGSDYRRGSVRLNLDHQFSPKLQFGTSLTLSRALNNRINGDNFINGVLGSALFLGSHVPVRNTNGSYALDPFGSVANPVAEGTETQFDSRTNRVVGTAFAEYRFSPALQWRTNIGVDNLVLKEDVFYPTTTLNGSRANGSGRSDYRQNFNWLLESTLTYSIVIRQRHSLTALVGAGWQTSAFETLTASATNFPGNSITRLTAGSVKTGASSDGATWALTSFFSRLQYAFREKLLISATLRADGSSRFNQDRQYGVFPVGSIGWVLYDGKGQPNALLSFLKVRASYGLTGNANMGTLTNQAPALGLFGVGRSYLQQTSLVPLQLANPTLSWEKTRELNLGVDLALIANRLSLSANYFIRRTNDLLQARQLPLTSGFSQINENIGSLQNRGVELEVSFVNRPQSQWQWQTSFNLSSISNTVTKLYGGTPFSVGYANWVQEGQPVGAFYGSQVARIFQTQAEIDALNQASQAIYGSTAFYQSANTRPGDIQFKDLNGDGRITSADQTVLGSAQPSFFGGLANKLTYRGLDISLFFQFTYGNDIYNYTRSVGESMGSQYGQWTSVRDRWTPERPSTSMPRAAQGNPNNNTRISDRFIEDGSFLRIKNLSVGYTLRMSQLRKARLRLYGTAQNLLTFTRYTGYDPEVNTLTDQSLVAGSDFFVIPQARTLLVGIQLGF, from the coding sequence ATGAGGCTTACGTTTACTATTCATCTATTTATCTCTCTGTTATCCGTCAAACTACTGGCTCAGGATCAGCTAATTAAAGGGAATGTTTTGACTCAGGAAGATAACCAGCCTCTGGCCGGAGTCAACGTTGTTCTGAAGGGTTCAGGTAAAGGTGTCGTAACCGATGCCAATGGGCATTTTTCGCTGACTGCAAGCCCAGGCTATGATACGCTACTGGTAACTATGCTCGGTAGACGACCTAGTGCAGTTGCCGTCGGAAATCGTACTACGATGACCATATACATGGTCTTGGCTACCACGTTTCTGGACGAAGCGATTGTCATCGGCTATGGCAGTCAGGCCAGGCGTGAACTCACGGGGTCTTTCTCTTCCATAACATCCCAACAGTTTAGTGACATTCCCATGCTTAGCCCCGACCAGGCACTTCAGGGAAGAGCGGCAGGGGTACTGGTTACGCAGAGCTCGGGAACACCCGCTACCAGTCTCAAAGTGCGAATCCGGGGCACTAACTCACTCAACGCCAATGCAGAGCCGCTCTACGTAGTAGATGGTATGCCCGTCAATACAGGTGACTTTTCAGGTTTCTATCTGGGTGGGCAGTCGCTGAACGCCCTGAGTGACCTGAACCCCGCAGACATTGCCTCGATTCAAATCCTGAAAGATGCTGCGGCTGCGGCTATCTACGGTTCACGCGCATCCAATGGCGTGGTGCTGATTACAACCAAACGAGGCAAAAGTGGACCTGCCACTTTAGACATCAAGGCCTATGAAGGGGTTCAAAAAGTACCAAAGCTGCTGGATATGCTTACAGGGCCTGAGCAGGAAGTTTTATTGAATGAACAACGAACCAACGTGGGTCTCCCACCCATTTATCCTGATCCGGCCAGTGCCACCACGACCAACTGGCAACGGGAGGTGTTCCGCACAGCCCCCATCCGGGAGTATACCCTGTCGGCCTCAGGAGGGAATCAGCAGACCCGTTTTTTTCTGTCGGGTACGTACTTTCGCCAGCAGGGAATTGTCCTGGGCTCCGACTACCGACGTGGGAGCGTTCGTCTGAATCTGGATCACCAGTTCAGCCCTAAACTACAGTTCGGCACCAGCCTGACGCTGAGCCGTGCCCTGAACAACCGCATCAACGGGGATAATTTTATCAATGGGGTACTCGGCTCTGCGCTTTTTTTGGGTAGTCATGTTCCGGTCCGCAATACAAATGGCTCTTACGCACTGGACCCGTTCGGGTCGGTGGCTAATCCGGTTGCCGAAGGAACCGAAACCCAATTCGATTCCCGCACGAATCGGGTAGTAGGAACGGCATTTGCGGAGTATCGTTTCAGCCCGGCTCTCCAGTGGCGGACGAATATAGGGGTTGACAACCTGGTGCTAAAAGAAGATGTATTCTATCCCACCACCACTTTGAATGGCTCACGGGCTAACGGGTCCGGGCGGTCAGATTACCGACAGAATTTCAACTGGTTACTGGAAAGCACATTGACCTATTCAATCGTCATACGCCAGCGTCATAGCCTTACAGCTCTGGTTGGAGCGGGTTGGCAGACTTCTGCTTTTGAAACACTGACGGCTTCGGCGACAAATTTTCCGGGCAATTCGATCACCCGCCTGACAGCCGGTTCGGTGAAAACGGGGGCTTCCTCAGATGGTGCCACCTGGGCACTTACTTCTTTTTTCTCCCGGTTGCAATACGCCTTTCGGGAGAAGCTGCTGATCTCGGCCACTCTGCGGGCAGATGGCTCTTCGCGCTTTAATCAAGACCGGCAATACGGTGTTTTTCCGGTCGGTTCAATTGGCTGGGTCCTCTATGACGGAAAAGGGCAACCGAACGCCCTGCTTAGCTTTTTGAAAGTAAGGGCCAGTTATGGCCTGACGGGTAATGCCAACATGGGGACCCTTACGAATCAAGCGCCTGCTTTGGGACTATTTGGCGTTGGCCGTAGTTACCTGCAACAAACCAGCCTGGTGCCACTGCAACTGGCCAATCCGACCCTGAGCTGGGAGAAGACTCGTGAGCTGAATCTGGGAGTAGACTTAGCCCTGATTGCCAATCGGCTGAGTCTGTCGGCCAATTACTTTATCCGTCGAACCAACGATCTGTTACAGGCTCGTCAGTTGCCCTTAACATCCGGCTTTTCTCAAATCAACGAAAACATTGGGTCCTTACAAAACCGGGGTGTGGAGCTGGAGGTCAGCTTCGTCAATCGGCCACAAAGCCAGTGGCAGTGGCAGACCAGTTTCAACCTCTCCTCTATTAGCAATACCGTTACGAAGCTTTACGGAGGGACACCTTTCTCGGTGGGCTATGCCAACTGGGTGCAGGAGGGCCAACCCGTCGGGGCTTTTTATGGCTCTCAGGTAGCCCGTATTTTTCAGACGCAGGCAGAAATTGATGCATTGAACCAGGCAAGCCAGGCCATATACGGATCTACTGCCTTCTACCAGTCAGCGAATACCCGGCCGGGTGATATTCAGTTTAAAGACCTCAACGGCGACGGCCGCATTACGTCGGCGGATCAAACTGTTCTTGGGTCCGCTCAACCGTCTTTTTTTGGTGGACTGGCCAACAAACTGACCTATCGAGGACTTGACATTTCTCTGTTTTTTCAGTTTACCTACGGTAATGACATCTATAACTACACTCGTTCGGTGGGTGAAAGTATGGGCAGTCAGTATGGGCAATGGACCAGTGTCCGCGACCGCTGGACTCCCGAACGACCCAGCACGAGTATGCCCCGAGCCGCTCAGGGCAATCCCAACAATAACACCCGCATTTCGGATCGATTCATTGAGGACGGTTCGTTTTTGCGGATCAAGAATCTCTCCGTTGGTTACACATTACGCATGAGTCAACTCAGGAAAGCCAGGCTTCGCTTGTATGGCACCGCACAGAATTTACTCACCTTTACCCGCTACACCGGCTATGATCCCGAGGTGAATACCCTGACTGACCAAAGTCTGGTAGCAGGCAGCGACTTTTTTGTCATACCGCAAGCCCGTACGTTACTGGTAGGCATTCAACTGGGCTTTTAA
- a CDS encoding DMT family transporter yields MNLLVFIVLGIAVGMLIPLIPVYTAVLNRFTGGLSNSAPIIFGIGLVLTIGLKVLLTREFIWPAQVVKAPWYSFMGGSILAIYLLLTPLLLPRLGVGLTISLIVFGQLLMAVLIDHVGLFGNDSFPLNWPRAGGLLLIAIGVWLLKK; encoded by the coding sequence ATGAATTTACTGGTTTTTATCGTCTTGGGTATTGCCGTGGGTATGCTGATTCCGCTTATACCTGTTTATACTGCCGTATTGAATCGTTTCACCGGTGGCTTGTCTAACTCGGCTCCCATCATCTTTGGCATTGGGTTAGTCCTGACGATCGGGCTAAAAGTACTTTTAACCAGGGAATTTATCTGGCCTGCGCAAGTTGTCAAAGCACCCTGGTATTCGTTTATGGGTGGTTCTATTTTAGCCATTTACTTGCTATTGACCCCGTTGTTATTGCCTCGTTTAGGTGTTGGATTAACCATCAGCTTAATTGTTTTTGGCCAATTACTCATGGCCGTATTGATTGATCACGTTGGTCTTTTTGGCAACGATTCGTTCCCGCTCAATTGGCCTCGAGCGGGTGGCCTTCTTCTTATTGCAATTGGTGTTTGGTTATTAAAGAAATGA
- a CDS encoding RagB/SusD family nutrient uptake outer membrane protein — protein MRTHLIIRYIALLSVWVALGACKTFLDQPPQSAVSTEEAIADPAGARAAMMGLYASLASGYGQTYTVYPDLLADNLAHNGSLSDLNEFKNHAILAANGSIGSLWQSFYQGINQANNLLDQVPLIADPAFTDQKQLIAEAKFARALLYFQLVRYWGDVPLITSPTRTADNLLVSRTPADQVYARIQTDLSEATPDLPQVAVGRATQASAQTLSARVALQRQDYATAATLSGAIIQRKLFSLVTDYRLLFATRNTAESIWELQYNSTSTNGLAFWFFSTALGGRNEVGPRGVGSSLEAAYEPGDRRKEASISPGGILLDGKVIPTGIGIKYFRISTQDDDVLVIRYAEVLLIRAEALAQLGELAESLALVNQIRQRAGLGTLTIQNQNELLRTIEQERRVELAMEGHRWFDLIRTGRAQQVLGILDPNKLRLPIPQQDLRLNPNLTQNESY, from the coding sequence ATGAGAACTCATTTGATAATCCGATACATAGCATTGCTGAGCGTCTGGGTTGCTTTAGGCGCTTGTAAAACATTCCTGGATCAGCCACCGCAGTCGGCCGTATCGACTGAGGAAGCCATCGCTGATCCGGCTGGAGCCCGGGCGGCCATGATGGGCCTATATGCCAGTCTGGCCTCGGGTTACGGTCAAACCTATACGGTTTATCCCGACTTGCTGGCCGACAATCTGGCCCACAACGGTAGCTTAAGTGACCTGAATGAATTCAAAAACCACGCTATCTTAGCTGCTAACGGTTCAATTGGTAGTTTATGGCAGTCCTTCTATCAGGGTATTAATCAGGCCAATAACCTCCTGGATCAAGTTCCCTTAATCGCAGATCCTGCTTTCACGGACCAGAAACAGCTAATCGCCGAGGCTAAGTTTGCCCGAGCACTCCTGTATTTTCAACTGGTTCGCTACTGGGGTGACGTTCCATTGATAACCTCACCCACCCGAACGGCCGATAATCTGCTGGTTAGCCGTACGCCCGCAGATCAAGTATACGCCCGCATCCAGACCGACCTGAGCGAGGCCACGCCTGACCTGCCCCAGGTGGCAGTGGGCCGGGCGACTCAGGCATCCGCCCAGACGCTGAGTGCACGCGTAGCGCTACAACGGCAGGATTACGCTACGGCAGCCACCTTGAGTGGAGCCATCATCCAGCGAAAACTGTTTTCGCTGGTAACTGACTACCGGCTGTTGTTTGCGACCAGGAACACGGCAGAATCCATTTGGGAACTTCAGTACAACTCGACCAGCACGAATGGATTAGCCTTTTGGTTTTTTTCGACAGCCCTGGGTGGCCGCAATGAAGTAGGACCACGAGGGGTCGGTTCTAGCCTGGAAGCGGCTTACGAACCGGGTGACCGACGAAAAGAAGCGTCCATTTCGCCGGGTGGTATTTTGCTGGATGGCAAGGTGATACCCACCGGTATTGGCATTAAGTACTTCCGCATCAGTACCCAGGATGATGATGTGCTGGTGATACGCTACGCTGAGGTGCTGTTGATCCGGGCCGAAGCATTGGCGCAATTGGGAGAATTGGCGGAAAGCTTAGCGCTGGTTAACCAAATACGGCAACGAGCCGGACTTGGGACATTGACAATTCAGAATCAAAATGAATTACTCCGCACTATCGAGCAGGAACGGCGAGTGGAACTAGCCATGGAGGGCCACCGCTGGTTTGACCTGATTCGAACCGGCCGGGCTCAGCAGGTACTGGGCATTCTAGACCCTAATAAATTACGGCTACCTATTCCTCAGCAGGATCTGCGGTTGAACCCGAACTTAACGCAGAACGAAAGTTATTGA
- a CDS encoding Crp/Fnr family transcriptional regulator — protein sequence MDPKETLKQHIAKTTSVSDEQFDFIFSHFKPQVFKKGQTIFAAGDNIDCEFFVVRGCLKTFYINDDLKMFILQIAKPCWWASDYNALYTGVKATVSLDCITDSELLCLKAEDREKLCQEIHAIEHFFRWRTNMGYVTAQKQLLSIIKLM from the coding sequence ATGGACCCAAAAGAAACGCTTAAGCAGCACATCGCTAAAACCACTTCCGTTTCAGACGAGCAGTTCGATTTCATCTTTTCGCATTTCAAGCCGCAAGTTTTCAAAAAAGGGCAAACCATTTTTGCGGCAGGTGACAATATAGACTGTGAGTTCTTTGTCGTTCGGGGTTGTTTAAAAACCTTTTACATCAATGACGATCTAAAGATGTTTATACTTCAGATCGCCAAACCTTGCTGGTGGGCTTCTGATTACAACGCTTTATACACAGGTGTCAAAGCAACAGTCAGTCTGGATTGTATCACGGATTCGGAGCTACTTTGTCTGAAAGCAGAAGATCGGGAGAAACTTTGCCAGGAAATACACGCAATTGAGCATTTCTTCCGATGGCGTACCAATATGGGTTATGTGACAGCCCAAAAGCAATTGCTTTCGATCATAAAGTTGATGTAA
- a CDS encoding enoyl-CoA hydratase/isomerase family protein, translating into MNVSSEQLAGTPLRLTQHHSGYWQVTIDAPPLNLFGPELLTGLEEIIRRMKMAPELRVLVFDSAVPDYFIAHFDIKKGGEILTRKTPSGLLPWFDVALALYESPVISIASIRGRTRGVGIEFAAACDMRFASEKSIFGQFEVGVSTIPGGGSMEFLPLLTGRARALEIIIGAEDLEAATAERYGLINRLIPDDQLDNFVHQLALRISHFDPVITGMAKTMINQRAPKVFMEHMNASRAAFIEANLRPERKSISQKLQGWGIQQDGDFERNLGLYLSRISEEVSQKS; encoded by the coding sequence ATGAATGTCTCATCAGAACAGCTGGCAGGAACGCCACTCCGGCTTACCCAGCATCATTCCGGCTACTGGCAGGTAACCATTGACGCTCCTCCACTCAATCTGTTCGGTCCGGAGCTGCTGACCGGCCTGGAGGAAATTATACGCCGGATGAAAATGGCGCCGGAACTACGTGTACTTGTATTCGACAGTGCCGTTCCGGATTATTTTATCGCGCACTTCGATATCAAGAAAGGAGGGGAGATACTGACTCGTAAAACACCCTCAGGCTTATTGCCCTGGTTCGACGTAGCGTTGGCACTCTATGAGTCGCCCGTCATTAGTATTGCTTCAATCCGGGGTCGCACTCGCGGTGTGGGCATCGAATTTGCCGCTGCCTGCGACATGCGCTTTGCCAGTGAAAAGTCAATTTTTGGCCAATTTGAAGTGGGCGTCAGTACCATTCCTGGGGGTGGTAGCATGGAGTTTCTCCCCCTGCTGACTGGCAGGGCGAGGGCTCTGGAGATCATCATTGGCGCGGAAGACCTGGAAGCGGCTACTGCCGAACGCTACGGACTGATCAACCGCCTGATTCCGGATGATCAACTCGATAACTTTGTCCACCAATTAGCCCTTCGCATCAGTCATTTTGACCCGGTGATCACGGGCATGGCGAAAACGATGATCAACCAGCGTGCGCCAAAAGTATTTATGGAGCACATGAATGCTTCACGTGCTGCATTCATCGAGGCCAATCTGCGTCCTGAACGAAAGTCGATTTCTCAAAAATTGCAGGGGTGGGGCATACAACAGGACGGCGATTTTGAACGTAATCTTGGCCTCTATTTAAGCCGCATCAGCGAGGAGGTTAGTCAGAAATCATAA
- a CDS encoding SDR family oxidoreductase codes for MNTTKVWYVTGASQGLGLTLVKKLLTNGYKVAATSRTLTGLLQAVGIQDEAHFLPLAVDLTNADSIQQSIQQTTAIFGRIDVVVNNAGYGMSGSVEDSNEQDVRNIFTINILATIQVTKAVLPLMRHQRSGYVINIASVAGFAGAPGWSIYSATKAAVIAFSEVLAADVREFGINVTVAEPSGFRTGFLTKESLVLAESTLGDYKTIRNTQDRYLAINGQQAGDPEKAAALFIELAEHPKPPLHLFMGVDAFNRASEKISDLSAELTVWKDLSFAVDFQS; via the coding sequence ATGAACACGACAAAAGTTTGGTATGTAACCGGAGCGTCGCAGGGATTAGGATTGACTCTGGTGAAAAAATTATTGACAAATGGCTACAAAGTAGCTGCAACTTCTCGCACCCTTACTGGCTTGCTACAAGCTGTTGGCATACAGGATGAAGCTCATTTTCTGCCATTGGCCGTTGATCTGACGAATGCAGACTCGATCCAGCAGTCGATCCAACAAACCACAGCTATTTTTGGCCGGATCGATGTAGTTGTCAATAATGCAGGGTACGGCATGAGTGGATCCGTTGAGGATAGTAACGAACAGGATGTTCGAAACATATTTACCATTAATATACTGGCAACGATACAAGTGACGAAAGCCGTGTTGCCACTGATGCGTCATCAGCGATCCGGCTATGTCATCAATATTGCTTCCGTCGCCGGTTTTGCAGGCGCTCCTGGCTGGTCGATCTATTCCGCAACCAAAGCCGCAGTAATCGCTTTTTCAGAAGTACTGGCCGCTGACGTGAGGGAATTTGGAATTAATGTGACTGTTGCCGAACCCTCTGGCTTTCGCACGGGCTTTCTGACCAAAGAGTCACTTGTGCTTGCCGAAAGTACGTTAGGTGACTACAAAACTATTAGAAACACGCAGGATCGTTACCTGGCCATAAATGGTCAACAAGCCGGAGATCCCGAAAAAGCCGCTGCGCTATTTATCGAACTCGCTGAGCATCCGAAGCCGCCCCTACACCTGTTTATGGGTGTCGATGCGTTTAATCGGGCCAGCGAAAAAATCAGCGACTTGTCTGCTGAGCTAACCGTATGGAAAGACCTGTCATTTGCTGTCGATTTCCAATCCTGA